A genome region from Arachis duranensis cultivar V14167 chromosome 6, aradu.V14167.gnm2.J7QH, whole genome shotgun sequence includes the following:
- the LOC107495691 gene encoding AT-rich interactive domain-containing protein 1-like, with protein sequence MVESVCDLLDGRKLCRTNRVRCLNPKLSDSKKIVDLNSLYRKTNVASVGNLCSRNYAMDRLNHLNGSKTSIADTSDAVNSLTGVSDGGKRCDSGDEDSINKGSCGRKRKRESMPEMLHWILDRAENPCDPAMGSMPKKSKWKSYGSEEIWKQALLFREAVFLKSDHRSWQGQRMHPCMYDDQVGANYNLRERLKTDQKSHAGGTKGCYGRWSLDEPATVPIPIGPAHQAEVPEWTGMAVESDSKWFGNQIWPAAKVNTNLIERDPIGAGRKDSCGCQFQGSVECIQFHVAQKRAKLKLELGDAFYMWNLHKTGEDVRRLWTEHKEKKFKDVVKANPLSKGR encoded by the coding sequence atGGTGGAAAGTGTATGCGACTTACTAGATGGGAGAAAGTTGTGTAGAACTAATAGAGTTAGGTGCTTGAATCCAAAGCTCAGTGATTCCAAAAAAATTGTTGATTTGAACTCACTGTACCGGAAGACAAATGTGGCTAGTGTTGGAAACTTATGCAGCCGTAATTATGCAATGGATAGACTCAACCATTTGAATGGAAGTAAAACATCAATAGCGGATACATCTGATGCAGTAAACAGCCTGACTGGAGTTTCGGATGGTGGCAAGAGGTGTGATAGTGGCGATGAAGATAGTATTAATAAGGGGAGCTGTGGTcgaaagaggaagagagagtCTATGCCAGAAATGCTGCACTGGATTCTTGATAGGGCTGAGAATCCTTGTGATCCTGCAATGGGTTCAATGCCCAAAAAGTCAAAGTGGAAGTCATATGGTAGTGAAGAGATCTGGAAGCAGGCTTTGTTATTCCGGGAAGCTGTATTTCTCAAAAGTGATCACCGTAGTTGGCAGGGTCAAAGGATGCATCCTTGCATGTATGATGATCAGGTCGGGGCAAACTACAATCTTAGGGAGAGATTAAAAACTGACCAGAAATCACATGCTGGAGGAACAAAGGGATGTTACGGGAGATGGTCACTTGATGAACCTGCCACTGTGCCCATTCCTATTGGCCCGGCCCATCAAGCTGAAGTTCCTGAATGGACTGGCATGGCTGTTGAGAGTGATTCAAAATGGTTTGGAAACCAAATATGGCCAGCAGCAAAGGTGAATACCAATCTTATCGAAAGGGATCCCATTGGAGCTGGAAGAAAAGATTCATGTGGCTGCCAATTTCAAGGTTCTGTTGAGTGTATCCAATTTCATGTTGCTCAGAAAAGGGCTAAACTTAAGCTAGAATTGGGTGATGCATTTTACATGTGGAATTTACACAAGACAGGGGAAGATGTTAGGCGATTGTGGACCGAACACAAAGAGAAGAAGTTTAAGGATGTGGTGAAAGCAAACCCTCTTTCAAAGGGAAGATAG
- the LOC107495892 gene encoding F-box/kelch-repeat protein At5g43190 — translation MMMKSSPRSSSTPMDPRIWSKLPPEILEYILSFLPLKTFLNLRSTCKSFWSLIFTPPFINKHSSSSSSPFSNFLFLSHPQFHHSHFTLYDCNHATWRNISLSLTTNDSSSLHHSSPSSSWFTTLVSSGGLFCLSDPTSCSLLVCNLLAKTSRKIQYPSFNLHLEHLTFVTTPKGYTIFVLFSHSSSSPSSSSSNVFVYDSKVLSWTRFEGRFGVNLGDNIRQHQGVYFNGGLYFATPEPFSVVKFDLGNGKLERPIGVLPNQVTFLRLVGDGGEGKKMYLVGGVGSNGISRSIKLWEFCEENDYGNYWNEVESLPDLMCRKFVSVCYHNYEHVYCFWHEGMICICCYTWPEILYYLVSRKTWHWLPRCPSLPLKCSCGFKWFSFVPNLYAAV, via the coding sequence atgatgatGAAGAGTTCCCCAAGATCTTCTTCAACACCAATGGATCCAAGAATCTGGAGCAAGCTACCTCCAGAGATCTTAGAATACATCCTCTCTTTTCTTCCCCTCAAAACCTTCCTCAATCTCAGGTCAACTTGCAAGTCTTTCTGGTCTCTCATCTTCACTCCTCCTTTCATAAACAaacactcttcttcttcttcttcacctttCTCTAACTTCCTCTTCCTCTCACACCCTCAGTTCCACCATAGCCACTTCACACTCTATGACTGCAACCACGCCACGTGGCGCAACATCTCCCTCTCCCTCACCACCAATGATTCTTCCTCCCTTCACCATTcttctccatcatcatcatggttCACCACACTTGTTTCATCCGGTGGCTTGTTCTGTCTCTCCGATCCAACCTCATGTTCTTTGCTTGTGTGCAATCTCTTGGCAAAAACTTCTAGAAAGATTCAATATCCAAGTTTCAATCTTCACCTTGAGCATCTCACTTTTGTTACAACCCCAAAAGGGTACACAATTTTTGTCCTTTTCTctcactcttcttcttctccttcttcaagTTCTAGTAATGTGTTTGTCTATGACTCAAAGGTGCTATCTTGGACAAGATTTGAAGGGCGTTTTGGGGTAAATTTAGGTGATAACATTCGCCAGCATCAAGGTGTTTACTTTAATGGGGGTTTGTATTTTGCAACCCCAGAGCCATTTTCTGTGGTGAAATTTGATTTGGGGAATGGCAAATTGGAGAGGCCAATTGGGGTGTTACCAAATCAAGTTACATTCTTGAGATTGGTGGGGGATGGAGGAGAGGGTAAAAAAATGTACTTGGTTGGTGGGGTTGGAAGCAATGGAATCTCAAGGAGCATAAAATTGTGGGAGTTTTGTGAAGAAAATGATTATGGGAATTATTGGAATGAAGTTGAGAGTTTACCTGATCTTATGTGTAGGAAATTTGTGTCAGTTTGTTACCATAACTATGAACATGTTTATTGCTTTTGGCATGAAGGGATGATATGCATTTGTTGCTACACTTGGCCTGAGATTTTGTATTACTTGGTTTCAAGGAAGACATGGCATTGGCTTCCAAGGTGCCCTTCTTTGCCTCTCAAATGTAGCTGTGGATTCAAGTGGTTCTCTTTTGTTCCTAATCTCTATGCTGCTGTTTGA
- the LOC107495735 gene encoding mitochondrial outer membrane protein porin 2 isoform X2, translating to MQHIELQIQKCQATKDLDSSLLLAARPEDLSSTLLKSRGLSSGNVAALFKYKDKTEVHVKVDTESSVLTTFTISDILPSAKAIASIRVPDYNSGKLELQYLHDHVAFTTAFGFNRSPTIDFSATIGTPGIAFGAETSFSTAIGKLTKYNAGVCLKMPTSNASVILADKGDSMKVMYLHQLEKLNGGAVVGEISRRFSTNENTLTVGCSYVVDTQTVVKAKLNNHGNLGAVLQHELTDKSFLTISGAFETKALENSPKFGFSLLLKP from the exons atgcAACACATCGAGCTTCAGATTCAAAAATGTCAAGCAACAAAGGACCTGGATTCTTCTCTGCTATTGGCAGCAAGGCCAGAG GATTTGAGTTCCACATTGTTGAAAAGTAGAGGACTCTCATCTGGAAATGTGGCTGCATTGTTTAAATACAAAGACAAAACGGAAGTTCATGTCAAAGTTGATACTGAATCAAGT GTATTGACAACATTTACTATATCAGACATATTGCCTTCTGCTAAAGCGATTGCATCCATACGAGTACCTGATTACAACTCTGGCAAG TTAGAGCTTCAGTATCTTCATGATCATGTGGCTTTTACTACTGCCTTTGGTTTCAATCGTTCCCCTACAATTGATTTTTCTGCAACAATTGGGACTCCTGGCATTGCATTTGGGGCAGAAACCAGCTTTTCAACGGCTATTGGCAAGTTAACAAAGTACAATGCTGGTGTTTGCTTGAAAATGCCGACTTCCAATGCTTCAGTAATTTT AGCTGACAAAGGAGACTCCATGAAGGTAATGTATTTGCATCAGCTGGAAAAGTTGAATGGGGGCGCCGTTGTAGGAGAGATTAGCAGAAGGTTCTCTACCAATGAGAACACATTGACAGTGGGATGTTCATACGTAGTCGATACACAGACGGTTGTGAAAGCAAAGCTGAACAACCACGGGAACCTTGGAGCTGTGTTGCAGCATGAGCTTACAGACAAGTCATTCTTGACTATCTCGGGTGCCTTTGAAACGAAGGCTTTGGAAAATAGCCCCAAGTTTGGCTTCTCACTTTTGCTCAAGCCATAA
- the LOC107495735 gene encoding mitochondrial outer membrane protein porin 2 isoform X1, with protein sequence MSSNKGPGFFSAIGSKARDVLTKDYNADHKLTISSSSNTGVDLSSTLLKSRGLSSGNVAALFKYKDKTEVHVKVDTESSVLTTFTISDILPSAKAIASIRVPDYNSGKLELQYLHDHVAFTTAFGFNRSPTIDFSATIGTPGIAFGAETSFSTAIGKLTKYNAGVCLKMPTSNASVILADKGDSMKVMYLHQLEKLNGGAVVGEISRRFSTNENTLTVGCSYVVDTQTVVKAKLNNHGNLGAVLQHELTDKSFLTISGAFETKALENSPKFGFSLLLKP encoded by the exons ATGTCAAGCAACAAAGGACCTGGATTCTTCTCTGCTATTGGCAGCAAGGCCAGAG ATGTCCTAACGAAGGATTACAACGCTGATCACAAACTCACTATCTCTTCCTCCTCCAACACCGGTGTT GATTTGAGTTCCACATTGTTGAAAAGTAGAGGACTCTCATCTGGAAATGTGGCTGCATTGTTTAAATACAAAGACAAAACGGAAGTTCATGTCAAAGTTGATACTGAATCAAGT GTATTGACAACATTTACTATATCAGACATATTGCCTTCTGCTAAAGCGATTGCATCCATACGAGTACCTGATTACAACTCTGGCAAG TTAGAGCTTCAGTATCTTCATGATCATGTGGCTTTTACTACTGCCTTTGGTTTCAATCGTTCCCCTACAATTGATTTTTCTGCAACAATTGGGACTCCTGGCATTGCATTTGGGGCAGAAACCAGCTTTTCAACGGCTATTGGCAAGTTAACAAAGTACAATGCTGGTGTTTGCTTGAAAATGCCGACTTCCAATGCTTCAGTAATTTT AGCTGACAAAGGAGACTCCATGAAGGTAATGTATTTGCATCAGCTGGAAAAGTTGAATGGGGGCGCCGTTGTAGGAGAGATTAGCAGAAGGTTCTCTACCAATGAGAACACATTGACAGTGGGATGTTCATACGTAGTCGATACACAGACGGTTGTGAAAGCAAAGCTGAACAACCACGGGAACCTTGGAGCTGTGTTGCAGCATGAGCTTACAGACAAGTCATTCTTGACTATCTCGGGTGCCTTTGAAACGAAGGCTTTGGAAAATAGCCCCAAGTTTGGCTTCTCACTTTTGCTCAAGCCATAA
- the LOC107495858 gene encoding U-box domain-containing protein 4 — protein MGTESTTNYSYLGRSISHLTINEESSSSAFSDCNSDRSGEFSAASSQTRRLLLACATDNSDELIRQLVSDLGSDSVNEQKQAAMEIRLLAKNKPENRIRIAEAGAIKPLISLISSQDLQLQEYGVTAILNLSLCDENKDAIASAGAIRSLVRVLSSGNSTAKENAACALLRLSQVDAYKPAIGRAGAIPPLVKLLEIGSGRGKKDASTALYSLCSTKDNKVRAVKAGIMRVLVELMADLEGDMVDKSAYVASVVVTVAEGRAAFVAEGGIPVLVEIVEVGTQRQKEIAVVILLQICEESATYRKLVFDESAIPPLVALSQSGTNRAKEKAEKLIELLRQPRSNNGTARASEVSP, from the exons ATGGGGACCGAGAGCACGACAAATTACTCTTATTTGGGGCGCAGCATAAGCCATCTCACCATCAACGAGGAGTCCTCTTCCTCCGCCTTTAGCGATTGCAACAGCGATAGATCCGGTGAATTCTCCGCTGCCTCTTCTCAGACTCGCCGCCTCCTACTTGCGTGTGCCACCGACAACTCTGACGAATTAATCCGACAGCTCGTGTCTGATCTGGGTTCTGATTCCGTCAATGAGCAAAAACAAGCAGCCATGGAGATCCGCCTCCTTGCGAAGAATAAGCCGGAGAATCGAATTAGAATCGCCGAAGCCGGAGCGATCAAACCGTTAATTTCGCTTATTTCGTCGCAAGACCTTCAACTTCAGGAGTACGGCGTCACAGCTATTCTCAACTTATCCCTATGTGACGAGAACAAAGACGCCATAGCTTCTGCCGGCGCGATTCGATCTCTGGTTCGGGTGCTGAGTTCAGGAAATTCAACAGCGAAGGAGAACGCGGCGTGCGCGCTTCTCCGACTGTCGCAGGTGGATGCTTATAAGCCGGCAATAGGAAGGGCGGGCGCGATTCCGCCGCTTGTAAAGCTTCTGGAAATCGGGAGTGGCCGCGGAAAAAAGGACGCGTCAACTGCTCTGTACTCGCTCTGTTCTACTAAAGATAACAAG GTAAGGGCAGTGAAGGCAGGGATAATGAGGGTGCTGGTGGAGTTGATGGCAGACTTGGAGGGAGACATGGTAGACAAATCAGCTTACGTGGCGAGCGTAGTGGTGACAGTAGCGGAGGGAAGGGCTGCGTTTGTGGCAGAAGGGGGGATTCCAGTGCTGGTAGAGATAGTGGAGGTTGGGACGCAGAGGCAAAAAGAAATTGCTGTGGTTATACTTTTGCAGATTTGTGAAGAGAGTGCTACTTACAGAAAGCTTGTGTTTGACGAAAGCGCCATCCCTCCTTTGGTTGCTTTGTCCCAATCTGGCACCAATCGCGCCAAAGAAAAG GCAGAGAAACTGATTGAGCTTCTAAGGCAACCAAGATCCAACAATGGCACTGCTCGTGCGTCAGAAGTGTCACCGTGA